The proteins below come from a single Salinivibrio kushneri genomic window:
- the kefB gene encoding glutathione-regulated potassium-efflux system protein KefB yields the protein MDNNLLSVAFVFLLAAVIAVPLAQRLGMGSVLGYLLAGIVIGPWGLGLVRDVDAILHFAEFGVVLLLFLIGLELNPKKLLQMRRPIIGLGGSQVVLTAFAIGVVCMMTGLTLSQSLVIGVGLALSSTAIAMKIIEDQRLMRSETGQSGFAVLLFQDIAVIPMLAMIPALAGGSAGSWLDVLWMFVGIGILLVGGHFLLRPLFRLVAMSGVTELFTVTSLALVIGIALAMQALGLSMALGAFLAGVLLAESEYRHELETAIEPFKGLLLGLFFIAVGMTVDLGLLLDYPLAILGTVAALIFAKTILLYGLARLFGVAPKARSQMAVLLSQGGEFAFVIFTAARSQGLLDQPLNAFLLVVVSLSMMTTPLMLTLQQRWFARTFNEPEEAPPQGQFEQADARVIIAGFGRFGQVVGRLMFANKIGVTILERDPTQIKLLRRFGYEVYYGDATQLDLLRAAGAHTAEAIVICTDSPDEVMEIVDLCARHFPNLKVMARARSRVEAYQLMAQGVDQFSRETFLGALELGRQTLESLGMHPYKAKRAEILFRKLDMRVLQDLLPQHSEDLATASRVKEARKELEEIFDREMRGDSERHQSWNRDE from the coding sequence ATGGATAACAACCTCTTATCGGTGGCTTTTGTCTTTTTATTGGCCGCGGTGATTGCGGTTCCGTTGGCACAGCGCTTGGGCATGGGCTCTGTCCTCGGTTATTTGCTGGCAGGCATAGTGATCGGGCCTTGGGGGCTGGGTCTGGTCCGTGATGTGGATGCGATTCTCCATTTTGCGGAATTTGGCGTGGTGCTGCTGCTGTTTTTGATTGGTCTGGAGCTGAACCCGAAAAAGTTGCTGCAAATGCGCCGACCGATTATCGGGCTTGGGGGCAGTCAGGTGGTACTCACCGCGTTCGCCATTGGTGTGGTATGTATGATGACAGGCTTAACCCTTTCCCAATCATTAGTGATTGGAGTTGGCCTGGCGCTTTCTTCTACCGCGATTGCGATGAAAATTATCGAAGATCAACGCCTAATGCGCAGCGAAACCGGACAGTCAGGCTTTGCGGTCTTGCTCTTCCAAGACATTGCGGTAATCCCGATGCTCGCGATGATCCCTGCGCTTGCCGGTGGCAGTGCCGGTAGCTGGCTCGACGTATTATGGATGTTTGTCGGTATCGGTATTTTGCTGGTAGGCGGTCATTTCCTGCTGCGCCCGCTGTTTCGTTTAGTGGCCATGAGCGGTGTCACCGAGCTATTTACCGTGACCTCGTTGGCCTTGGTGATTGGTATTGCCCTGGCCATGCAAGCATTGGGCTTATCGATGGCGCTCGGGGCGTTTCTTGCGGGCGTATTGCTTGCTGAAAGTGAATACCGTCATGAGCTAGAAACCGCGATTGAGCCTTTCAAAGGTTTGTTGCTCGGGCTGTTCTTTATTGCGGTGGGGATGACCGTTGATCTCGGCTTATTGCTCGATTATCCCCTCGCAATTTTAGGCACGGTGGCAGCGTTAATTTTTGCAAAAACCATATTGCTTTACGGGTTGGCGCGTCTGTTTGGCGTGGCGCCAAAGGCACGTAGTCAAATGGCGGTGTTGCTTAGCCAAGGCGGGGAGTTTGCGTTTGTTATTTTTACTGCCGCGCGCAGCCAAGGGTTACTCGACCAGCCATTGAATGCATTTTTGTTGGTGGTGGTGAGCTTATCAATGATGACGACGCCTTTAATGCTGACGCTTCAACAGCGCTGGTTTGCCCGCACGTTCAACGAGCCAGAGGAAGCGCCGCCCCAAGGACAGTTTGAGCAAGCTGATGCGCGCGTGATCATTGCCGGTTTTGGTCGCTTTGGTCAGGTGGTAGGGCGTTTGATGTTCGCTAACAAAATTGGCGTAACCATATTGGAACGTGATCCGACACAAATTAAGCTGCTACGTCGCTTTGGCTATGAAGTGTATTATGGCGACGCAACCCAGCTCGACTTATTACGGGCGGCCGGTGCGCATACCGCAGAAGCGATTGTGATTTGTACCGATTCGCCTGACGAGGTGATGGAGATTGTTGATCTTTGTGCGCGCCATTTCCCTAACTTAAAGGTAATGGCACGGGCGCGGAGCCGTGTAGAGGCTTATCAATTGATGGCGCAGGGCGTTGACCAGTTCTCGCGTGAAACCTTTTTGGGCGCACTTGAACTGGGGCGGCAGACGCTAGAGTCACTGGGTATGCATCCGTATAAAGCCAAGCGAGCCGAAATTTTATTCCGTAAGTTGGATATGCGGGTATTGCAAGATCTATTGCCGCAACACAGCGAAGACTTGGCGACGGCCTCCCGAGTGAAAGAAGCACGCAAAGAGTTGGAAGAAATTTTTGACCGAGAAATGCGTGGTGACAGTGAGCGGCACCAAAGTTGGAACCGAGATGAGTAA
- a CDS encoding helix-turn-helix transcriptional regulator encodes MTESELIEPNPLNQQDSIILQSYSAVVDGLAALIGEHCEIVLHALDDLNKSAIKIANGENTGRQVGSPITDLALRMLRDIEGSERNFSRAYFTRAKSGTLMKSITVAIRNGDNRIIGLLCININLDAPFSQVLQAFIPDDQAKQAASSVNFASDVEELVDKTVERTVEEVNADKTVSNNTKNRQIVMALYDKGIFDIKDAINRVAARLNISKHTVYLYVRQRKTEETES; translated from the coding sequence ATGACGGAAAGTGAGCTCATCGAGCCCAATCCACTCAACCAACAAGACAGCATTATATTGCAGTCCTACTCGGCTGTGGTCGATGGGCTAGCAGCCTTGATTGGTGAGCATTGTGAAATCGTGCTGCATGCATTGGACGATCTAAATAAATCGGCGATAAAAATTGCCAACGGCGAAAATACCGGGCGCCAGGTAGGCTCGCCCATCACTGACTTAGCGTTGCGTATGCTACGTGATATTGAGGGATCAGAGCGTAACTTTTCCCGCGCGTATTTTACCCGCGCCAAAAGTGGCACCCTAATGAAGTCGATCACGGTGGCTATCCGGAACGGAGATAACCGCATCATTGGGCTGTTATGTATCAACATCAATTTAGATGCCCCTTTTTCTCAGGTACTACAAGCCTTTATCCCAGATGATCAGGCCAAGCAGGCGGCCTCATCCGTTAACTTTGCCAGTGATGTGGAAGAGCTGGTGGATAAAACGGTCGAGCGAACCGTTGAAGAGGTGAACGCGGATAAGACAGTGTCTAACAATACCAAAAATCGCCAAATTGTCATGGCGCTCTATGATAAAGGGATTTTTGATATTAAAGACGCCATTAACCGGGTTGCCGCCCGGCTAAATATTTCCAAACACACTGTTTATCTCTATGTCAGACAGCGCAAAACCGAAGAGACAGAGTCATGA
- the tusB gene encoding sulfurtransferase complex subunit TusB, translated as MLHLVKHSPYSRQALAQCLDYAQPNSTIVLLSDAVVAGVAGSEWANRLFTETHAVYLLSDDVIARGLGDKLHPSAELIDMRQLVDLSADHVTQMTW; from the coding sequence GTGCTGCACTTGGTCAAACATTCCCCATACAGCCGTCAAGCCTTAGCACAGTGCTTAGACTACGCTCAGCCGAACAGCACCATTGTCTTGCTTAGCGATGCCGTCGTCGCTGGGGTGGCAGGTAGCGAGTGGGCAAATCGATTGTTTACCGAGACTCATGCTGTTTATTTGCTCAGCGACGATGTGATTGCTCGGGGACTTGGCGATAAACTCCATCCCAGTGCTGAGTTGATTGATATGCGTCAATTGGTCGATTTAAGCGCTGACCATGTCACGCAAATGACATGGTAA
- the tusC gene encoding sulfurtransferase complex subunit TusC, whose translation MMKIGFVFSSAPHGSASGREGLDALLAASAFCDNLVVFFIGDGVFQLLGGQQPSQILSRDYIASFKMLPLCDVEEVYVCQASLTARGLEQATTVLPTQALSVEQVKTQLSGCDRILHF comes from the coding sequence GTGATGAAAATAGGGTTTGTTTTTTCTTCAGCACCCCATGGCAGCGCGAGTGGCCGAGAAGGCCTGGATGCATTGCTTGCCGCGTCCGCCTTTTGTGACAACTTGGTGGTGTTTTTTATCGGTGACGGTGTCTTTCAATTGCTGGGTGGACAGCAACCGAGCCAAATTTTAAGCCGCGACTATATTGCCAGCTTCAAAATGCTGCCTCTGTGTGATGTGGAAGAGGTCTATGTTTGTCAGGCCTCGTTGACCGCACGAGGACTTGAGCAGGCAACTACGGTACTGCCGACTCAAGCGTTATCGGTCGAGCAAGTAAAAACGCAGTTGTCAGGCTGCGATCGCATTCTACATTTTTAA
- a CDS encoding SlyX family protein, with product MSEIDKLQQQIDDLEYKVAFQEDTLEQLNSALTQQQGDIERMTVQIQYLVSKLKNIEPENIASQAEETPPPHY from the coding sequence ATGAGTGAGATTGATAAGTTACAGCAACAAATCGACGACCTGGAATATAAGGTCGCTTTTCAAGAAGACACCCTCGAGCAGCTCAACAGCGCGTTAACCCAGCAGCAGGGGGACATTGAGCGTATGACGGTACAGATTCAATACTTAGTCAGTAAATTAAAAAACATAGAGCCGGAAAACATTGCCAGCCAAGCAGAAGAAACGCCGCCACCGCACTACTGA
- the fkpA gene encoding FKBP-type peptidyl-prolyl cis-trans isomerase: MKSVMKMSLLAATVAFAVGCQQEDAKVEQTNQAAEQAEAAFANEDDKAAYAIGASLAQYLNANLEQQAEIGLELDKEVVLQGVQDVFKGESKLTDEQAQAALQSLDQRVTKLAQQQAKEKAEAAIADGEKYRSEFAQKEGVKETDSGLLYKVDSMGEGEKPSAEDTVVVHYKGTLTDGTQFDSSYERGEPATFPLNRVIPGWTEGVQLMPVGSKFTFVVPPELAYGDQDTASIPANSTLVFDVELLEIKDDAKKGSASEG; encoded by the coding sequence ATGAAATCAGTAATGAAGATGTCGCTACTCGCGGCAACCGTTGCCTTTGCCGTCGGCTGTCAGCAAGAAGACGCAAAAGTAGAGCAAACCAACCAAGCGGCTGAACAAGCCGAAGCGGCGTTTGCGAACGAAGACGACAAAGCAGCCTACGCGATTGGCGCTTCTTTGGCACAGTATCTTAATGCCAACCTTGAACAGCAGGCTGAAATCGGCCTAGAGCTGGACAAAGAGGTGGTACTGCAAGGGGTGCAAGACGTCTTTAAAGGTGAGTCAAAATTGACGGACGAGCAAGCACAAGCGGCGCTGCAATCGCTTGATCAGCGTGTGACCAAGCTTGCGCAACAACAAGCAAAAGAAAAAGCAGAAGCGGCAATCGCCGATGGTGAAAAATACCGCTCCGAGTTTGCCCAAAAAGAGGGCGTGAAAGAAACGGATTCTGGGCTGTTGTACAAAGTTGACAGCATGGGTGAAGGCGAGAAGCCATCAGCAGAAGATACCGTTGTGGTCCATTACAAAGGTACCCTGACTGATGGCACGCAATTTGACAGCTCGTACGAGCGTGGTGAGCCGGCCACTTTCCCACTTAACCGTGTGATCCCAGGCTGGACTGAAGGGGTGCAATTGATGCCTGTGGGCTCTAAGTTTACCTTTGTTGTGCCGCCAGAGTTAGCTTATGGTGACCAAGACACCGCATCAATCCCTGCCAACTCAACCTTGGTGTTTGATGTTGAGCTACTTGAAATTAAAGATGATGCGAAAAAAGGCAGCGCGAGCGAAGGCTAA
- the tusD gene encoding sulfurtransferase complex subunit TusD: MSLHYVLVVTEPAYGSQMARTAYQFAAAAIEAGHTVSKVFFYQDGVLNGTATTVPANDEFDIVTAWQTLAQDHGVQLETCVAAALRRGIVSDQEAAQHALPHSTLAAEFSQAGLGALAEALLTADRVMQF, from the coding sequence ATGAGTTTGCACTACGTGTTAGTGGTGACTGAGCCTGCCTATGGCTCACAAATGGCGCGCACTGCGTACCAGTTTGCAGCCGCTGCCATTGAGGCAGGGCATACAGTCAGCAAAGTATTTTTTTATCAAGACGGTGTGTTAAACGGCACGGCAACCACAGTGCCTGCCAACGATGAGTTTGATATTGTCACGGCATGGCAAACCCTTGCACAAGACCACGGTGTGCAATTGGAAACATGTGTGGCCGCAGCGCTACGTCGTGGCATTGTCAGTGATCAGGAGGCGGCACAACATGCGTTGCCACATAGCACCTTGGCCGCGGAATTTTCGCAAGCGGGACTCGGGGCGTTGGCAGAGGCGTTGTTAACCGCCGATCGTGTGATGCAATTTTAA
- the kefG gene encoding glutathione-regulated potassium-efflux system ancillary protein KefG — MPRDKAESPSLPKVLVIFAHPDPDESVANRRLIEAITPLSHVTVHDIYAAYPDFVVDVHHERALVTDADVLVFQHPLQMYSCPALLKEWIDVVLGKGFAHGQGGDALAGKTCRFVVTTGGAAEAFSQQGYNKYSMAELLQPFELTASLCRMYWIPPLVLHWARRVGDADRDAFAEIYADWLADPLAQQGGEDG, encoded by the coding sequence ATGCCCCGAGATAAGGCTGAAAGCCCCTCTCTTCCCAAGGTACTGGTGATTTTTGCTCACCCCGACCCCGATGAATCTGTTGCCAATCGTCGCTTAATTGAGGCCATTACGCCGTTGTCCCATGTCACAGTCCATGATATTTACGCCGCATACCCTGATTTTGTGGTGGACGTGCATCATGAGCGTGCGTTGGTCACTGACGCCGATGTGTTGGTCTTTCAGCATCCACTGCAAATGTATTCCTGTCCGGCATTGTTAAAAGAGTGGATAGATGTGGTGTTAGGGAAAGGGTTTGCTCATGGACAAGGCGGGGATGCGTTGGCCGGTAAAACCTGTCGTTTTGTGGTGACCACTGGCGGTGCGGCCGAAGCGTTTAGCCAGCAAGGTTACAATAAATATTCGATGGCCGAGTTATTGCAACCCTTTGAGTTAACCGCCTCATTATGTCGGATGTATTGGATCCCGCCGTTGGTGTTGCACTGGGCACGTCGCGTTGGCGATGCCGATCGCGATGCGTTTGCCGAGATTTACGCCGATTGGCTCGCCGATCCATTGGCGCAACAAGGAGGAGAGGATGGATAA
- the rpsL gene encoding 30S ribosomal protein S12: MATINQLVRKPRLKQVAKSNVPALEACPQKRGVCTRVYTTTPKKPNSALRKVCRVRLTNGFEVTSYIGGEGHNLQEHSVVLIRGGRVKDLPGVRYHTVRGALDCAGVNGRKQGRSKYGVKRPKS; this comes from the coding sequence ATGGCAACTATTAACCAGCTGGTTCGCAAGCCACGCTTGAAGCAAGTTGCGAAAAGCAACGTGCCTGCGTTGGAAGCGTGTCCACAAAAACGTGGTGTATGTACTCGTGTTTACACCACTACTCCAAAGAAACCAAACTCTGCACTGCGTAAAGTATGCCGTGTACGTTTGACCAATGGCTTTGAAGTCACCTCTTACATTGGTGGTGAAGGCCACAACCTGCAAGAGCACAGTGTTGTGCTTATCCGCGGCGGTCGTGTTAAAGACTTGCCGGGTGTGCGTTACCACACTGTTCGTGGCGCACTTGACTGTGCAGGCGTTAACGGCCGTAAACAAGGTCGTTCTAAGTACGGTGTGAAGCGTCCTAAGTCTTAA
- a CDS encoding YheV family putative zinc ribbon protein, giving the protein MKKRFIAGAACPACQQLDTLRVWRENNIDKVECVSCDYHDSRLPDSAQQSHSGAESAENVIGIFKPE; this is encoded by the coding sequence GTGAAAAAACGTTTCATTGCTGGGGCAGCATGCCCAGCGTGTCAACAACTCGATACGTTACGAGTATGGCGCGAAAATAATATTGACAAAGTAGAATGTGTCAGCTGCGATTATCATGATAGTCGGTTGCCTGATTCGGCACAGCAGTCACACTCTGGTGCCGAGTCAGCAGAGAATGTCATTGGGATCTTTAAACCGGAGTAG
- the slyD gene encoding peptidylprolyl isomerase: MKIAKDVVVSLAYQVKNEDGALVDESTAQEPLQYLHGHRNLIVGLENALEGREKGESFDVTVGPDEAYGDYQEAMVQRVPANVFQGVDQVEVGMRFMAETDQGQIPVEVTEVDGEEVVVDANHMLAGQTLSFSVEVVDVREATEEEVSHGHIHQEGESCGHDH, from the coding sequence ATGAAAATTGCAAAAGATGTGGTAGTCAGCCTGGCTTACCAAGTAAAAAATGAAGATGGTGCACTTGTTGACGAATCAACAGCACAAGAGCCTCTCCAATACCTGCACGGTCATCGTAACCTGATTGTAGGTCTTGAGAACGCGCTGGAAGGCCGCGAAAAAGGTGAGAGCTTTGACGTGACTGTAGGCCCAGACGAAGCCTATGGCGATTACCAAGAAGCCATGGTACAACGCGTACCGGCTAACGTATTCCAAGGCGTAGACCAAGTAGAAGTGGGCATGCGCTTTATGGCAGAAACGGACCAAGGCCAAATCCCGGTCGAAGTGACTGAAGTTGATGGTGAAGAAGTGGTAGTTGACGCTAACCACATGCTAGCCGGTCAAACCCTGTCTTTCTCTGTGGAAGTGGTTGACGTTCGCGAAGCGACAGAAGAGGAAGTGTCTCACGGTCATATTCACCAAGAGGGTGAAAGCTGTGGTCACGACCACTAA
- a CDS encoding WD40 repeat domain-containing protein codes for MPKIRHIVGIFIVLSALFGCWQSGKEAQRWSIHPEGATSFSLSRDGRFALLASDETDIVLWDLVTNQQLAELGPQDPNANPVVVSHISDNKRYAITATAQNFAVWDLAWSQSQGLWSISDGIIRDAAISNNGEKLVLAMSNGKALFIDLGTGRRLEFLAHRDKVNAVAISPNGAYVLSGGNDHHAYFWETDSGQIINDFAYDQRVKQVALHREGQYAFVSDGGNRAVIWALPSGDKVSELDIFARQAIYASARFSDDGRQLATGTPSQRVELWDVQSGENIGRWQALAQPDTRPPSAVVYDVAIDPTGRVISGTSAGIAQAWLTDAQ; via the coding sequence ATGCCCAAAATCCGCCACATTGTTGGCATTTTTATTGTTTTAAGCGCACTTTTTGGCTGTTGGCAGTCTGGCAAAGAAGCCCAGCGCTGGTCAATCCACCCTGAAGGCGCCACCAGCTTTAGCCTTAGCCGCGATGGCCGGTTTGCCTTACTCGCCTCGGACGAAACCGATATCGTGCTGTGGGATCTTGTCACCAATCAGCAATTAGCGGAGCTGGGGCCGCAAGACCCCAATGCGAACCCTGTGGTGGTCAGCCATATTTCCGATAATAAACGCTATGCCATTACTGCCACGGCACAAAACTTTGCCGTGTGGGATCTGGCTTGGAGCCAGTCTCAAGGGCTTTGGTCCATTTCTGACGGCATCATTCGTGATGCCGCGATCAGTAACAATGGTGAAAAATTGGTGCTGGCTATGTCTAACGGCAAAGCATTATTCATCGACTTAGGCACGGGAAGGCGCTTAGAGTTCCTGGCGCATCGCGATAAAGTCAATGCCGTGGCGATTTCGCCCAATGGTGCGTACGTACTCTCCGGTGGCAATGACCATCATGCCTACTTTTGGGAAACCGACTCGGGGCAGATTATTAACGACTTTGCGTACGACCAAAGGGTTAAGCAAGTCGCGCTACATCGAGAAGGGCAATACGCGTTCGTCTCTGATGGCGGCAACCGCGCGGTAATTTGGGCTCTGCCGAGCGGAGATAAGGTGAGTGAATTGGATATTTTTGCTCGCCAAGCGATTTACGCCAGTGCCCGCTTTTCCGATGACGGCCGTCAACTGGCCACTGGTACCCCCTCACAGCGGGTCGAGTTATGGGACGTACAAAGCGGTGAAAACATCGGCCGCTGGCAAGCCTTGGCGCAACCAGACACTCGCCCACCGAGCGCAGTCGTGTATGATGTGGCTATCGACCCCACGGGGCGCGTGATTTCCGGGACATCCGCCGGTATCGCCCAAGCTTGGTTAACCGACGCGCAATAG
- the rpsG gene encoding 30S ribosomal protein S7 → MPRRRVIGQRKILPDPKFGSELLAKFVNILMVDGKKSTAEKIVYGALDIMAERSGKEHLAVFEQALENVRPAVEVKSRRVGGSTYQVPVEVRPVRRNALAMRWLVEAARKRGEKSMAQRLASEMLDASENKGTAVKKREDVHRMADANKAFAHYRW, encoded by the coding sequence ATGCCACGTCGTCGCGTAATTGGTCAGCGTAAAATTCTTCCAGATCCTAAGTTCGGATCAGAATTGCTGGCAAAATTTGTAAACATCCTGATGGTTGACGGTAAGAAGTCAACTGCTGAAAAAATCGTTTATGGTGCACTAGACATCATGGCTGAACGTTCTGGTAAAGAGCACTTGGCTGTATTCGAACAAGCTCTTGAAAACGTACGCCCAGCGGTCGAGGTTAAATCTCGCCGTGTAGGTGGTTCAACTTACCAAGTGCCAGTAGAAGTACGTCCTGTACGTCGTAACGCACTGGCTATGCGTTGGTTGGTTGAAGCCGCTCGTAAGCGTGGTGAAAAATCTATGGCTCAGCGCCTAGCAAGCGAGATGCTAGACGCGTCAGAAAACAAAGGTACTGCTGTTAAGAAACGTGAAGACGTTCACCGTATGGCAGACGCGAACAAAGCGTTCGCACATTACCGCTGGTAA